A single Triticum dicoccoides isolate Atlit2015 ecotype Zavitan chromosome 2A, WEW_v2.0, whole genome shotgun sequence DNA region contains:
- the LOC119359783 gene encoding ethylene-responsive transcription factor ERF025-like: MSGHGSSGKHPFYRGIRSRCGKWVSEIREPRKARRIWLGTFPTAEMAAVAYDVAAQALRGPDAALNFPALAATRRAPASASADDIRAAAAAAAVSVQHDRAGGGIAPAAAGSALQLQQQLSGGSAAAASASGAAQQDQAGIGFNQFFLDEEALFETPQFLRSMAAGMMMSPPRLSPDSSDESPDPSEAGESLWSYRDP, translated from the coding sequence ATGTCTGGGCATGGGTCGTCGGGCAAGCACCCCTTCTACCGCGGCATCCGGAGCCGGTGCGGGAAGTGGGTCTCGGAGATCCGGGAGCCGCGGAAGGCCCGCCGCATCTGGCTCGGTACCTTCCCGACGGCCGAGATGGCCGCCGTGGCCTACGACGTGGCCGCCCAGGCGCTGCGCGGGCCCGACGCGGCGCTCAACTTCCCCGCCTTGGCCGCCACGCGCCGCGCCCCGGCGTCCGCCTCCGCGGACGACATCcgcgcggcggcggccgccgcagcCGTCTCCGTCCAGCACGATCGCGCCGGCGGCGGCATTGCCCCCGCGGCTGCTGGATCCGCACTGCAGCTGCAGCAGCAGCTGAGCGGGGGCAGTGCCGCCGCTGCCTCGGCGAGCGGCGCGGCCCAGCAGGATCAAGCCGGCATTGGGTTCAACCAGTTCTTCCTGGACGAGGAGGCGCTCTTCGAGACGCCGCAGTTCCTGCGCAgcatggccgccgggatgatgatgaGCCCCCCAAGGCTCAGCCCCGACTCCTCCGACGAATCGCCGGACCCTTCCGAGGCCGGGGAGAGCCTCTGGAGCTACCGCGACCCGTAG